In Candidatus Aegiribacteria sp., the following are encoded in one genomic region:
- the hisS gene encoding histidine--tRNA ligase: MALSRKPLKGMRELFPEEKRVEDYIIDQLAKAGSAYGFEAYEAPILEPLDLFLAKSGRELAMDQSYNFTDKGGRNLIMRPELTPSTARMVAAAGELIFPVKWMSFPLCYRYENTQRGRAREFLQFNLDILGVDGLEAELEIFLVLQRIMDGFSAVPGQYSIRYSSRKLASGVLMKSGFTPLEMQKAFAVIDKKDKMPLEKWQKWLQEEIADSSKAEIIMKFASCEGLNSAWLSELMAEDPAYTELLKFSNMLDRAGVASASFEAGVVRGLDYYTGIVFEVMDKGGKNRRSICGGGRYDNLVGMFSSQNVSGVGFGLGILTLKLFLQTYGLIPDDPALSHPADIFLAVCTDEQREFAMNLAESLRDTDISVEMDISRKNLSKQYKIADRKAIRYVVAIGPDEVDSGHVTIRDMNTGENVEVDIPDIRETLSMMGN; encoded by the coding sequence ATGGCACTGAGCAGAAAGCCTCTCAAGGGGATGCGTGAGCTGTTTCCGGAGGAGAAGAGGGTAGAGGATTATATTATCGATCAGCTGGCAAAAGCCGGATCAGCTTACGGGTTCGAGGCCTATGAAGCACCGATTCTGGAACCGCTTGACCTGTTCCTCGCCAAATCAGGGCGTGAACTGGCGATGGATCAAAGCTACAATTTTACAGACAAAGGCGGCAGGAACCTTATTATGAGACCGGAACTGACTCCCTCCACCGCCAGAATGGTGGCTGCTGCTGGAGAACTTATCTTTCCGGTCAAGTGGATGTCTTTTCCGCTATGCTATCGTTATGAGAATACTCAGCGGGGGAGAGCCCGCGAGTTCCTGCAGTTCAATCTCGATATTCTTGGTGTTGATGGTCTGGAAGCTGAACTGGAGATATTCCTTGTCCTGCAGAGAATCATGGATGGGTTTTCTGCTGTTCCAGGGCAGTATTCGATAAGGTATTCCAGCAGAAAACTTGCATCAGGAGTTCTTATGAAATCCGGTTTTACTCCGCTTGAAATGCAGAAAGCCTTCGCGGTTATTGATAAGAAGGACAAAATGCCGCTCGAAAAGTGGCAGAAGTGGCTTCAGGAGGAAATTGCAGACAGTTCAAAGGCTGAAATAATTATGAAGTTTGCATCATGCGAAGGATTGAATTCAGCATGGCTGAGTGAGCTTATGGCTGAAGATCCTGCTTATACAGAACTTTTGAAGTTCAGTAACATGCTTGATAGAGCCGGAGTTGCTTCAGCATCTTTCGAAGCGGGAGTTGTAAGAGGGCTTGATTACTATACCGGCATTGTTTTCGAGGTTATGGATAAAGGCGGTAAGAACAGAAGATCCATCTGCGGCGGAGGCAGATATGACAATCTTGTAGGAATGTTCAGCAGTCAGAATGTATCCGGAGTGGGATTCGGTCTGGGTATTCTTACACTTAAACTGTTTCTTCAGACATACGGCCTGATTCCTGATGACCCGGCTCTCTCACATCCCGCGGATATTTTTCTTGCTGTCTGTACCGATGAACAGAGAGAATTCGCTATGAATCTTGCCGAGAGCCTGCGTGATACTGATATATCAGTAGAGATGGATATAAGCCGCAAGAATCTGTCAAAGCAGTATAAAATTGCTGACAGAAAGGCAATCAGATATGTTGTTGCGATCGGTCCGGATGAGGTTGATTCGGGACATGTTACAATTCGGGATATGAATACCGGAGAGAATGTGGAAGTCGATATTCCTGATATCCGGGAGACTCTTTCTATGATGGGAAACTGA
- a CDS encoding SpoIIE family protein phosphatase, translating to MRFKGIPGKLLLVVLALLLFLPLFFLRSSPDSLSLSEAAACLGALLLYILLERFISRLQITNVLALTILLAASVFALAIYVAPSLNEDSVHVQDTEESFPVKTAGQHSQLSDSSVFSSNPEIQNSINKLAINGGEAIRNAGLFSGTGAVGRTLGAVGNVTSATAEVLIRTLYSGSNVAREDSIFLSEGVVDESGAFLRLIALIAAVTASIALLICLKYLVLVERRKGTLFWFRVLLITLLLRILYVSFGLEQLVQRAVSGFGNADILLSISPFYVFLMIFSILNGFRTKWIHYLNRWRKYLALSGSIVVLVLSQSVLQMYFSGRLTFSSLALGTLVGSVFTILLIFSALAALSILFFLPSARLVDRKLDQLRTLDGLGQSIYSTFDEEKIVSSSTTLGRRLSGADTCWAVKLDDGTFSRWKTPNSRKEKYIFPDEWHSEVRNQLEESGGSLLLNRYPSSSLSRIAGKKSSSPGSLLAAPLKVRKHTVGILYASTNRQFGFMNESTGLFETFARQIAAAIENARLMETELERQRYHEELAIARSIQEELLPGALPSVPGFDIAGISVQSRQVGGDYYDVIELPGSLCGIAIADVSGKGTAAALLMAALQSALHAVAPGMGANAGGVVERLNRLMSNRIPDDKFITFFYGVLDPLKGTLNYCCAGHDPPLLINGEGTVEKLAEGGLVLGIMEDAEYITATTHLSDNKRLLLYTDGITESMSVDDEEEFGVVRLADFVAEHETSRSSVILEKLLDTLETYRDQVPANDDMTLLMISCSDHTERAVTNGSSIED from the coding sequence ATGCGATTTAAAGGAATACCGGGGAAACTGCTGCTTGTGGTTCTGGCTCTGCTTCTGTTTCTTCCTCTGTTCTTTCTAAGGTCATCACCAGACAGCCTCAGCCTGTCCGAAGCCGCTGCCTGTCTTGGTGCGCTTCTTCTTTATATCCTTCTTGAGCGCTTCATATCAAGGCTTCAGATAACCAATGTGCTCGCACTGACGATTCTACTTGCTGCTTCCGTATTTGCTCTTGCGATATACGTTGCACCTTCTCTTAATGAGGATTCAGTCCATGTTCAGGATACTGAGGAGTCCTTTCCGGTAAAGACAGCCGGTCAGCACTCGCAACTCTCCGACAGTTCTGTCTTCTCTTCAAATCCGGAGATACAGAACTCTATTAACAAGCTGGCCATAAACGGTGGTGAGGCTATCAGAAACGCCGGGCTGTTCAGTGGTACGGGAGCAGTTGGCAGAACTCTTGGAGCTGTCGGGAATGTAACTTCTGCTACCGCTGAGGTTCTTATCAGAACACTGTACTCCGGATCAAACGTTGCTCGTGAGGATTCCATATTTCTAAGCGAGGGAGTAGTAGATGAATCCGGAGCTTTCCTGCGGCTCATAGCGTTAATAGCAGCGGTCACAGCTTCAATCGCGCTGCTGATATGTCTGAAATATCTTGTTCTTGTTGAAAGACGTAAGGGAACCCTTTTCTGGTTCCGCGTTCTATTGATAACATTGCTTCTTCGCATACTGTATGTTTCATTCGGTCTTGAACAGCTGGTGCAACGGGCTGTTTCTGGATTTGGCAATGCGGACATTCTCCTGTCGATCAGTCCATTTTACGTATTTCTCATGATATTTTCCATTCTTAACGGATTCAGAACAAAGTGGATACACTACCTGAACAGGTGGCGGAAATATCTTGCTCTTTCAGGTTCAATCGTTGTGCTTGTGCTTTCGCAGTCCGTACTGCAGATGTATTTCTCGGGCAGACTGACCTTTTCATCACTTGCTCTGGGTACTCTCGTTGGAAGTGTATTTACAATCCTGCTGATTTTCAGTGCTTTAGCGGCCCTGTCGATTCTGTTTTTCCTCCCTTCCGCAAGGCTTGTTGACAGAAAGCTTGATCAGCTTAGAACACTGGATGGATTGGGACAATCCATCTATTCAACTTTTGATGAAGAAAAAATCGTATCATCTTCAACAACACTTGGCAGAAGACTTTCAGGAGCCGATACATGCTGGGCTGTTAAACTGGATGACGGTACATTCAGCCGCTGGAAAACGCCAAATTCCCGGAAAGAAAAATACATATTTCCGGATGAATGGCATTCAGAAGTACGCAATCAGCTCGAGGAGTCTGGAGGTTCACTTTTACTGAACAGATATCCGTCAAGTTCACTCTCCAGGATTGCCGGAAAAAAATCATCTTCTCCAGGCTCGCTTCTTGCAGCTCCTCTAAAAGTCAGGAAGCACACTGTAGGTATCCTATATGCATCCACAAACCGTCAGTTCGGTTTCATGAACGAATCTACGGGTCTTTTTGAGACATTTGCCCGTCAAATTGCTGCAGCAATAGAGAATGCAAGACTCATGGAAACAGAACTCGAACGACAGAGATATCATGAAGAACTGGCAATTGCCAGATCAATCCAGGAGGAACTCCTTCCAGGAGCTCTTCCCTCGGTTCCGGGTTTTGATATTGCCGGTATCAGCGTTCAGAGCCGGCAGGTTGGCGGTGATTATTACGATGTAATCGAACTTCCAGGCAGCCTGTGTGGAATTGCCATAGCTGACGTGTCCGGGAAGGGTACTGCCGCTGCTCTTCTCATGGCTGCGCTTCAGTCCGCTCTTCATGCGGTTGCTCCGGGAATGGGCGCCAACGCGGGAGGTGTTGTTGAGAGATTGAACCGATTGATGAGCAACAGAATTCCTGATGACAAATTCATAACGTTTTTCTACGGTGTTCTGGATCCTTTAAAGGGAACACTGAACTACTGCTGTGCCGGACACGACCCTCCTTTGCTCATCAATGGCGAAGGAACGGTTGAGAAACTTGCGGAAGGCGGGCTTGTTCTTGGTATCATGGAAGATGCCGAGTATATAACAGCAACAACACATCTATCTGATAATAAAAGGCTTCTTCTTTATACAGATGGCATCACTGAGAGTATGAGTGTGGATGATGAAGAGGAGTTTGGTGTTGTAAGACTTGCCGATTTCGTGGCTGAACATGAAACCTCCAGATCATCAGTTATCCTCGAGAAACTTCTTGACACGCTTGAAACATACCGTGATCAGGTTCCGGCGAATGATGACATGACCCTTCTTATGATATCATGTTCAGATCATACCGAAAGAGCTGTAACCAATGGATCATCAATTGAGGATTGA
- a CDS encoding O-antigen ligase family protein — protein sequence MNIPGSMELSGADTQKLTSRITVLGLIIIGSVMITSMICGKSLIGIAILVVPGILFLLAGSPIRVLSITVGLQIILTITQLSTAQLYLGFISFRIDDLLSIWLLWLWVISLPDRSMRGIKIGTQGYLISIFVFLVAVAVFRGFSAGNTPEFIGIQIKSFGAYFLYFPLLWVLSDDKSRELTWRVVLTSATIGGLIFVIKGIFGSGEGVYFRDETGLRIGTRQPNAFGAVLLLFAGKLWKTWKTRPPIILILPSMFFMGGALILSQTRGLWGGVLLALASAWILNLFRKRDNVTLGRRMIVSLTVLAGFVILVVFSVSAMGILSAADIAQRTGNESGNYLTDVSVLSRLISWGAVIERISGSYMLMGRGFGSTITYFKPELGGVRTLFSVDSSYFQTALDMGITGLIVLLSLFLNAVIRAAKLFIRTADSRRAGTALGIFCALIMLLFASGFASPMTSYRYTILWMYLLAYLQVEINREEVESA from the coding sequence TTGAATATCCCCGGATCCATGGAACTGTCAGGAGCAGATACGCAGAAATTGACTTCCCGAATAACTGTTCTGGGATTGATCATCATTGGTTCTGTTATGATCACTTCGATGATTTGCGGCAAGTCTCTTATTGGAATTGCGATACTCGTTGTTCCCGGTATCCTGTTTCTCCTTGCGGGGTCACCAATCAGAGTTCTCTCAATCACTGTAGGACTTCAGATCATTTTAACGATCACGCAGCTCAGCACCGCTCAGCTGTACCTTGGATTTATATCCTTCAGGATAGATGATCTTCTTTCTATCTGGCTCCTATGGCTATGGGTCATTTCTCTTCCTGACAGATCCATGAGGGGAATAAAGATCGGGACACAGGGCTACCTTATCTCCATATTCGTATTTCTTGTTGCAGTTGCCGTATTCAGAGGGTTTTCTGCCGGTAACACACCTGAATTCATAGGTATTCAGATTAAATCCTTTGGAGCATATTTCCTCTACTTTCCATTATTGTGGGTATTATCTGATGATAAATCCAGGGAATTAACCTGGCGGGTGGTTCTGACATCAGCTACTATTGGCGGGCTTATCTTTGTGATCAAAGGAATTTTCGGTTCAGGTGAGGGAGTATACTTTCGAGACGAAACGGGTCTCAGAATCGGAACAAGACAACCGAATGCATTTGGAGCGGTACTGTTGCTTTTCGCGGGTAAACTCTGGAAAACATGGAAGACCCGTCCTCCGATTATTCTAATTCTGCCTTCGATGTTTTTCATGGGTGGAGCTCTTATTCTTTCTCAGACAAGAGGACTATGGGGTGGAGTGCTTCTCGCTCTTGCTTCGGCATGGATTCTCAATCTGTTCAGAAAGAGAGATAATGTTACTCTAGGCAGGCGGATGATAGTCTCACTCACGGTACTGGCCGGTTTCGTAATTCTTGTCGTGTTTTCTGTGTCCGCGATGGGGATTCTGTCAGCAGCTGATATAGCCCAGCGAACCGGTAATGAATCCGGTAATTATCTGACTGACGTTTCAGTCCTTTCAAGACTGATTTCCTGGGGTGCTGTAATAGAAAGAATCAGCGGATCGTACATGTTGATGGGTAGAGGTTTCGGCTCGACGATTACCTATTTCAAACCTGAACTAGGAGGTGTAAGGACTCTGTTCTCTGTAGACAGTTCTTACTTTCAAACAGCGCTTGATATGGGTATTACCGGTTTGATTGTACTTCTTTCATTATTCCTGAATGCGGTTATCAGAGCAGCAAAGCTATTTATCAGAACAGCTGACAGTAGAAGAGCGGGAACAGCTCTGGGGATTTTCTGCGCGCTGATCATGCTTCTGTTCGCATCGGGATTTGCCTCACCAATGACCAGTTACCGCTACACAATACTCTGGATGTACCTGCTTGCGTATCTTCAGGTGGAGATAAACAGAGAGGAAGTTGAAAGCGCTTGA
- a CDS encoding acetate kinase: MKILVVNSGSSSIKFKLLEMETESLLAEGLIERIGLAEGRIKYKTNDKKIVIEEPVPDHRTGLAFVLDALTHEDYGAIKSLEEIGAIGHRVVHGGERFTSSVLINDEVVRGIEECSIMAPLHNPPNLQGIRAAMETLPDIPNVAVFDTAFHQTMPPVSYIYPLPYSVFEENRMRRFGFHGPSHQYVANRAAKMIGRPIEDLCIVTCHLGNGSSLTAVKHGKSLDTSLGYGTACGVMMGTRSGDVDSAVLIDLVQNHDVSISELKDMVYKKSGVLGISGISSDQRDVEDAAENGNERAELALELFASSVRKYIGAYAVTMGALDAIVFTAGVGENGPHMRERICMNLEVLGARMDPEKNDFKGEQRDITANGSRVKILVIPTNEELMIARETLWLTD; encoded by the coding sequence GTGAAGATACTTGTAGTCAACAGTGGAAGCTCATCCATTAAATTCAAACTTCTGGAGATGGAAACGGAATCTCTGCTGGCAGAGGGACTTATAGAGAGGATAGGGCTTGCTGAGGGGCGAATCAAGTACAAGACGAATGATAAGAAGATTGTCATCGAGGAACCCGTTCCGGACCACAGAACAGGTCTTGCATTCGTTCTTGATGCCCTTACACATGAGGATTACGGTGCAATCAAATCTCTCGAAGAGATCGGTGCTATCGGCCACAGAGTAGTGCATGGCGGAGAGCGGTTCACCTCCTCTGTACTGATAAACGATGAGGTTGTCAGGGGTATTGAGGAGTGCAGTATAATGGCGCCTCTTCATAATCCTCCAAACCTTCAGGGAATCAGAGCTGCCATGGAAACTCTTCCGGATATACCGAATGTTGCTGTATTTGATACTGCATTTCATCAGACTATGCCTCCTGTCTCGTACATATATCCTCTTCCATACAGTGTATTCGAAGAGAATCGTATGAGAAGGTTCGGTTTTCACGGTCCGAGTCACCAGTATGTTGCCAATAGAGCCGCGAAGATGATCGGAAGACCGATTGAAGATCTCTGTATCGTGACCTGTCACCTCGGCAATGGCAGCAGTCTCACCGCTGTGAAGCATGGCAAAAGCCTGGATACAAGCCTTGGTTACGGAACCGCGTGCGGTGTAATGATGGGAACCAGATCAGGAGATGTTGATTCCGCAGTTTTAATCGATCTTGTTCAGAATCACGATGTTTCCATATCTGAACTGAAGGATATGGTTTATAAGAAGAGTGGAGTTCTGGGGATATCAGGTATATCGAGCGACCAGCGTGATGTAGAGGACGCAGCAGAGAATGGAAATGAAAGAGCAGAACTTGCACTTGAACTCTTTGCTTCCAGCGTAAGGAAGTACATCGGAGCTTACGCGGTTACTATGGGCGCACTGGATGCTATCGTGTTTACTGCTGGAGTAGGGGAGAATGGTCCCCATATGCGTGAGAGAATCTGCATGAATCTTGAGGTTCTCGGTGCTCGAATGGATCCTGAAAAGAACGATTTCAAGGGTGAGCAGCGTGATATCACCGCGAACGGAAGCAGAGTGAAGATCCTGGTCATTCCCACAAACGAAGAACTCATGATCGCCAGAGAAACACTCTGGCTTACCGACTGA
- a CDS encoding peptidylprolyl isomerase, translating into MVPEFEEVAFALEPGEVSQVFETPYGFHIVLREETVQASHILIAYEGAIRSSATRTQEEALELIGNIRDDLSENEITFEEAAGEYSDCPSSQVGGDLGPFSRNVMDPAFEEAAFGIEPGEMSEIIETPFGYHLILRTE; encoded by the coding sequence ATGGTTCCGGAATTCGAAGAAGTGGCATTCGCTCTTGAACCCGGCGAGGTCTCTCAGGTTTTTGAAACACCGTACGGATTCCATATCGTACTCAGGGAGGAGACAGTTCAGGCAAGCCATATACTGATAGCTTATGAAGGTGCGATAAGAAGCAGTGCCACCAGAACCCAGGAAGAAGCTCTTGAACTGATAGGGAACATCAGGGACGATCTATCTGAGAATGAAATTACATTCGAAGAAGCTGCCGGAGAGTATTCCGACTGCCCGTCTTCTCAGGTTGGCGGTGATCTCGGCCCCTTCAGCAGAAACGTAATGGATCCCGCATTCGAGGAAGCTGCATTCGGCATTGAACCCGGAGAAATGTCAGAAATAATCGAAACACCTTTCGGCTATCACCTGATCCTAAGAACCGAGTAA
- a CDS encoding DUF2807 domain-containing protein, translated as MKVTIFNRSIENPFLQILTGVFAIVFAVGLTALILLVVLPLAGIVLTAVLLIIAFIVIALIIFFPFLILFGITSGSSKKGSGVEGIREKDISPFNKIKASGALRVNIVCGQAESVTVIGDDNLLEYVEIKVLNEVLSIRTTRQVKPKTGLEVRVSARTLDLLKITGAVKAAVTLIDNEKFVLKASGASEISLSGNSVKAVMKLAGAVILSAKDFPCEVINLILSGAAKSTVYASEEISVTITGVGNVICYGNPETVNKTVSGAGNIELK; from the coding sequence ATGAAAGTAACGATATTTAACAGGAGTATTGAGAATCCATTTCTGCAGATTCTGACAGGTGTATTCGCGATTGTTTTTGCAGTTGGATTGACTGCGCTGATACTTCTTGTTGTTCTTCCACTTGCAGGCATTGTACTGACTGCTGTGCTTCTTATTATCGCATTCATTGTGATAGCTCTTATTATCTTCTTTCCTTTTCTAATTCTTTTTGGCATTACTTCAGGTTCATCGAAGAAAGGCAGCGGGGTTGAGGGAATCCGGGAAAAAGATATTTCACCATTCAACAAAATTAAAGCATCAGGAGCTCTCAGGGTCAATATTGTCTGCGGTCAGGCTGAGAGTGTTACTGTTATCGGTGATGACAATCTGCTTGAATACGTGGAAATCAAAGTACTGAATGAAGTCCTTTCCATTCGAACAACAAGACAGGTCAAACCCAAAACCGGGCTTGAGGTCAGAGTATCCGCAAGGACTCTGGATCTCCTGAAAATAACCGGCGCGGTAAAAGCTGCTGTGACCCTTATTGATAATGAAAAATTTGTACTTAAAGCCTCCGGAGCTTCCGAAATCAGTCTGTCAGGTAACTCTGTTAAAGCGGTAATGAAGCTGGCGGGTGCTGTTATATTGAGCGCGAAGGATTTTCCATGTGAGGTTATCAACTTGATATTGAGCGGTGCCGCAAAGAGTACAGTATACGCTTCAGAAGAAATTTCGGTCACGATCACTGGTGTCGGCAATGTAATCTGTTACGGTAACCCGGAAACAGTAAATAAAACTGTTTCAGGTGCGGGGAATATTGAACTGAAGTAG
- a CDS encoding PLP-dependent aminotransferase family protein: MEKQKYFSDRALSMKRSVIRELLKLTAKPGIISFAGGLPAPVTFPVDHVRSAIDKVIEEEAHTALQYGPTEGDKRLREDLTEIMKREGINTTPDHILVTTASQQGLDLVAKIFLNPGDTCITGSPTYLGGLQAFKSYQGVPVGVELDEHGMIPELLEETLARLEAEGRRPRFIYIIPDFQNPAGVTIPEDRRRRIIEIAKKGEYLIVEDTPYRQLRYSGEHQATFQSIAPDMVLSLYTFSKLLLPGFRLGWACGPHWVVDKMVMAKQAVDLCTPPFNQAITHAMLQAGVLETGLKNTIKVYDRRRKLMLDCLEKEFSDMPDVSWTKPEGGLFLWLTLPDGKNADDLFQKAVDEQIAYVPGSAFFPDNDNYQSMRLNFSFANEEQIVEGVRRLAQVVRENI, from the coding sequence ATGGAGAAACAGAAATACTTCTCAGATCGGGCATTGAGTATGAAGAGATCGGTTATCAGAGAGCTTCTGAAATTGACTGCCAAACCAGGCATAATTTCATTTGCCGGAGGACTTCCAGCCCCTGTGACCTTCCCTGTAGACCATGTCAGAAGCGCTATCGACAAGGTCATTGAAGAGGAAGCTCACACTGCATTGCAATATGGTCCTACTGAAGGTGACAAAAGACTTCGCGAGGATCTGACAGAAATCATGAAAAGGGAAGGCATCAATACAACTCCGGATCACATACTGGTTACTACAGCTTCCCAGCAGGGACTTGATCTGGTTGCCAAAATTTTCCTTAATCCCGGCGATACCTGTATCACCGGTTCTCCAACGTATCTTGGAGGCTTACAGGCATTCAAGAGTTATCAGGGTGTTCCGGTCGGAGTAGAACTTGATGAGCATGGTATGATCCCTGAGCTCCTCGAAGAAACTCTTGCCAGGCTTGAAGCTGAAGGGCGCAGGCCAAGGTTCATATATATAATTCCGGATTTTCAGAATCCTGCAGGTGTTACAATCCCTGAAGACAGAAGAAGAAGGATCATCGAAATTGCGAAGAAGGGTGAATACCTGATAGTGGAAGATACACCCTACAGGCAGCTCAGATACAGCGGAGAACATCAGGCTACATTCCAGTCCATTGCTCCGGACATGGTTCTCTCTCTTTACACGTTCTCCAAGCTGCTTCTTCCGGGATTCCGTCTTGGATGGGCCTGCGGCCCTCACTGGGTCGTAGATAAAATGGTTATGGCCAAACAGGCTGTTGATCTATGTACCCCCCCCTTCAATCAGGCTATTACCCATGCAATGCTTCAGGCAGGTGTTCTCGAGACAGGATTGAAGAATACGATAAAGGTGTATGACAGACGCCGGAAGCTGATGCTTGATTGTCTCGAAAAGGAATTCTCGGACATGCCTGATGTCAGCTGGACAAAACCCGAGGGTGGATTGTTCCTCTGGCTCACTCTTCCGGATGGAAAGAACGCGGACGATCTCTTCCAGAAGGCTGTTGACGAGCAAATAGCATACGTTCCAGGCAGCGCTTTCTTCCCTGATAATGATAATTATCAGAGCATGCGGCTCAATTTCAGCTTTGCGAATGAAGAACAGATCGTGGAAGGTGTTAGACGTCTTGCACAGGTGGTAAGAGAGAACATCTGA
- a CDS encoding peptidyl-prolyl cis-trans isomerase, whose amino-acid sequence MKRIIALIMAVSGFCMLMISCGSSEEYREEIIADSEDIVLTDSLSGIESDIHQPDFICARHILLSWDSTSTSGVLRTREGAQVLAERIQADILAGDVTFEDMAYQYSECTTAQDSGMLPEFARGAMIEEFENAAFVLEPGEMSGIVETRFGLHLIKRIR is encoded by the coding sequence ATGAAAAGAATTATTGCACTGATTATGGCTGTTTCAGGTTTTTGCATGTTGATGATTTCATGCGGTTCTTCAGAAGAATATCGTGAAGAGATTATCGCTGATTCAGAAGATATCGTTCTAACTGATTCCCTGTCCGGGATAGAATCAGATATCCATCAGCCTGACTTCATATGCGCAAGGCATATCCTGCTAAGCTGGGATAGTACAAGTACGAGCGGAGTTCTTCGTACACGGGAAGGGGCACAGGTGCTGGCTGAACGGATTCAGGCTGATATACTCGCAGGAGATGTGACTTTTGAGGATATGGCATATCAGTATTCGGAATGCACCACTGCGCAGGATAGCGGAATGCTTCCCGAATTTGCCCGGGGAGCGATGATAGAGGAATTTGAAAATGCTGCTTTTGTTCTTGAACCGGGAGAGATGTCCGGAATCGTGGAGACACGATTCGGGCTGCACCTGATCAAACGAATCAGATAA
- a CDS encoding RluA family pseudouridine synthase, protein MEYFRSEVEHGEHGLRLDSYLVIQDDIDQSRSYINTLISNGHVSIDDSPVTKPSFSVKTGQVIVLEVPDPVPIDLSPESIDLDIVFEDEHLLVINKQTGLVIHPSGTCRSGTLVNALLSHCDNLSGISGELRPGIVHRLDKDTTGLMMVAKDNITHRGLSLQLSSRTVKRRYIALAWHIPEPDEGRIDAPVGRDLNNRQRMGVVQAGKRAVTNYRILRKFRFSSMVECRLETGRTHQIRVHMSSEKGCPLIADSKYGGSNPKGIASTARNRDLVDDVLRLAGHQMLHAETLGFIHPVTGAELEFNEAPPLEFRLVMRRLERDMDD, encoded by the coding sequence TTGGAATATTTTCGCAGCGAAGTCGAGCATGGAGAGCACGGACTAAGACTCGATTCGTATCTGGTCATTCAGGATGATATTGATCAGAGCAGAAGCTATATCAATACTCTGATCTCCAACGGGCATGTTTCTATTGATGATTCCCCTGTTACAAAACCTTCTTTCAGTGTAAAAACAGGGCAGGTGATCGTTCTTGAGGTTCCTGACCCGGTGCCAATAGATCTGTCTCCGGAGTCGATTGATCTTGATATAGTCTTTGAAGATGAACATCTTCTGGTAATCAACAAACAGACCGGACTTGTGATTCATCCATCAGGCACCTGCAGGAGCGGTACTCTTGTTAATGCGCTGCTTTCGCATTGCGATAATCTCTCGGGTATTTCCGGGGAGTTGCGTCCGGGTATCGTGCACAGGCTGGATAAGGATACAACCGGTTTGATGATGGTTGCCAAGGATAACATCACACACAGAGGGCTGTCACTCCAGCTCTCTTCAAGGACAGTCAAGCGACGTTACATAGCTCTTGCCTGGCATATTCCAGAACCTGATGAAGGCAGAATCGATGCGCCTGTCGGTCGTGACCTGAATAATCGACAGAGAATGGGAGTTGTCCAAGCCGGAAAGAGAGCGGTAACCAATTACAGGATTCTTCGAAAATTCAGATTCTCAAGTATGGTCGAATGCAGACTTGAAACCGGAAGAACGCACCAGATAAGAGTTCATATGTCTTCTGAAAAGGGATGTCCTTTAATTGCAGATTCGAAGTATGGTGGAAGCAATCCGAAAGGAATAGCCTCAACAGCTCGCAATAGAGATCTGGTGGATGATGTTCTGCGGCTTGCCGGTCACCAGATGCTTCACGCTGAAACACTGGGTTTTATTCATCCGGTAACAGGTGCTGAGCTGGAGTTCAATGAGGCTCCTCCATTGGAATTCAGGCTGGTAATGAGAAGACTTGAGAGGGACATGGATGACTGA